A window from Balearica regulorum gibbericeps isolate bBalReg1 chromosome 1, bBalReg1.pri, whole genome shotgun sequence encodes these proteins:
- the FOXM1 gene encoding forkhead box protein M1 isoform X1, with translation MRTSPRRPLILKRRKLTLPQKDASSISARDENSGQDEKTPKQEHSLENQHNSQPKDKIDCGLQNFPAGIKIIDHPTMPNTQVVAIPTNADIQSIIEALTAKGKECGNNGPNKFILISSGGTRSAGPTSSQHLPSEKKPSVATKAADGQERDKNVTQTPSLAGGRMPWHSGSDSVVGEEQENNSSGETMSSVLDNSLTNIQWLGKMRSDGLSPCSVKQDTEKENQIPLRERIKTEEDSAAAAIPAATTTTSSSSSWQDSVSERPPYSYMAMIQFAINSTEKKRMTLKDIYTWIEDHFPYFKHVAKPGWKNSIRHNLSLHDMFVRETSANGKISFWTIHPDANRCLTLDQVFKPLDLGSPTSPEHSESQQKRPLPDPQKNTGSNSSSKTEPQNARRKMKPLLPRINSYLVPIQFPLSQPLVLQPSMKVPLSMAQGASLNSSETFRSSKRVRIAPKMSLSTEESSSLPMVAVKEESQCDEGLFSPTHSLKESSSQPGEESASFPETVGIKEEEGSQLDDWLSPFASTLTVKEEPGMFFPVSSTKEKKQFTLLKSPSKGASDTLVIKRRERREMGRSRRKQRLALPCSEEPVLVLPESNSFDPFRLGADAPFLQESQPLENISQLSCLQGEEGPFKTPVKETFSKLPVSSTPSKVSATTTPPLGGLDPWKSASLAKGSHELDFSPVRTLQENQDLLGFNSTPLKNALFESPRELLNTESSDMGHAPLTSSPAFIHESTKQSSVELPASGFTENRSLMEGLILDTMNDSLSKILLDISFPGLEDENLGTDISWSQLIPELK, from the exons ATGAGGACCAGCCCTCGCAGGCCCTTAATTCTCAAAAGACGGAAGCTGACCCTCCCACAGAAGGATGCATCCAGTATTTCAGCAAGAGATGAAAACAGTGGTCAGGATGAAAAGACTCCTAAGCAGGAGCATAGCCTGGAGAACCAACACAACAGCCAACCCAAAGATAAAATTGACTGTGGCCTGCAGAACTTCCCAGCAGGAATAAAGATAATTGACCATCCTACCATGCCTAACACACAAGTGGTGGCCATCCCTACAAATGCTGATATCCAGAGCATCATAGAGGCActgacagcaaaaggaaaagaatgtgGCAACAATGGGCCCAACAAGTTCATTCTCATTAGCAGTGGGGGCACACGTTCAGCAGGTCCAACATCATCGCAGCATCTCCCATCAGAGAAGAAACCCAGTGTGGCAACCAAGGCTGCAGATGGTCAAGAAAGAGACAAGAATGTTACACAGACGCCTAGTCTTGCAGGAGGGAGAATGCCCTGGCACTCAGGAAGTGATTCTGTGGTGGGAGAGGAACAGGAGAACAACA GCAGTGGCGAGACAATGAGCTCTGTGTTGGACAATAGTCTCACTAACATCCAGTGGCTTGGAAAGATGAGATCTGATGGGCTAAGTCCCTGTTCTGTGAAGCAAGACACGGAGAAAGAGAACCAGATACCTCTGCGGGAAAGAATCAAG ACTGAAGAagattctgctgctgctgctattccggctgccaccaccaccacttcctcctcctcctcctggcaagATTCAGTATCAGAACGACCTCCTTACTCCTACATGGCCATGATCCAGTTTGCCATCAACAGCACTGAGAAGAAGCGTATGACTCTGAAGGACATCTATACCTGGATTGAGGATCATTTCCCATATTTCAAACACGTGGCTAAGCCAGGTTGGAAG AACTCCATCCGGCACAACCTATCCCTCCATGATATGTTTGTCCGTGAGACATCTGCTAATGGTAAAATCTCATTCTGGACTATTCACCCTGATGCAAACCGTTGCCTAACATTGGACCAGGTATTTAAG CCGCTGGACTTGGGGTCACCAACATCGCCTGAGCACTCTGAATCA cagcaaaagcGACCTCTTCCTGATCCCCAGAAGAACACGggaagcaacagcagcagcaaaaccgAACCCCAGAATGCAC gCCGAAAGATGAAGCCTTTGCTTCCTCGCATCAACTCCTACCTGGTTCCGATCCAGTTTCCTTTGAGTCAGCCTCTTGTCTTGCAGCCTTCTATGAAGGTTCCTCTATCCATGGCACAGGGAGCATCCCTCAACAGCTCGGAGACTTTCCGGAGCAGTAAGCGTGTGCGCATTGCTCCAAAG ATGTCACTCTCTACAGAAGAGTCATCCTCATTACCCATGGTTGCTGTCAAGGAGGAGAGTCAATGTGATGAAGGCTTATTTTCCCCAACCCATTCCCTAAAGgagagcagctcccagcctggTGAGGAATCAGCTTCTTTCCCTGAGACCGTTGGTataaaggaggaagaagggtCTCAACTGGATGACTGGCTATCCCCATTTGCCTCAACCCTAACAGTAAAGGAAGAGCCAGGCATGTTCTTCCCAGTCTCATccacaaaggagaagaaacaattCACCCTACTGAAATCACCATCTAAGGGTGCTTCTGACACATTAGTTATAAAGAGACGGGAAAGGCGGGAAATGGGCAGATCCAGAAGGAAACAACGCCTAGCACTGCCTTGCTCAGAAGAGCCAGTCCTTGTTTTGCCAGAAAGCAATAGCTTTGACCCTTTCCGGTTAGGGGCAGACGCCCCATTCCTGCAGGAAAGCCAGCCTCTTGAGAACATATCACAGCTCAGCTGCTTGcagggggaagaggggcccTTTAAAACACCAGTCAAGGAGACGTTCAGCAAATTGCCAGTTTCTTCCACTCCCAGCAAAGTCTCAGCAACTACTACCCCCCCACTAGGGGGGCTTGACCCCTGGAAGTCTGCATCCCTAGCCAAGGGAAGTCACGAGCTGGACTTCAGTCCAGTAAGAACCCTCCAGGAGAACCAGGACTTGCTGGGTTTTAACAGCACACCCCTTAAAAATGCCCTCTTTGAGTCCCCTCGGGAACTGCTTAATACAGAATCCAGCGACATGGGGCATGCCCCCCTCACGAGTTCTCCAGCTTTTATTCATGAATCTACTAAGCAATCATCTGTTGAACTGCCAGCCTCTGGCTTTACTGAAAACCGGTCACTTATGGAGGGCCTGATCCTGGACACCATGAATGACAGTCTGAGCAAAATCCTTCTAGATATCAGCTTTCCTGGTCTTGAGGATGAAAACTTAGGAACAGACATTAGTTGGTCTCAGCTCATACCTGAACTGAAGTAA
- the FOXM1 gene encoding forkhead box protein M1 isoform X2, whose protein sequence is MRTSPRRPLILKRRKLTLPQKDASSISARDENSGQDEKTPKQEHSLENQHNSQPKDKIDCGLQNFPAGIKIIDHPTMPNTQVVAIPTNADIQSIIEALTAKGKECGNNGPNKFILISSGGTRSAGPTSSQHLPSEKKPSVATKAADGQERDKNVTQTPSLAGGRMPWHSGSDSVVGEEQENNSSGETMSSVLDNSLTNIQWLGKMRSDGLSPCSVKQDTEKENQIPLRERIKTEEDSAAAAIPAATTTTSSSSSWQDSVSERPPYSYMAMIQFAINSTEKKRMTLKDIYTWIEDHFPYFKHVAKPGWKNSIRHNLSLHDMFVRETSANGKISFWTIHPDANRCLTLDQVFKPLDLGSPTSPEHSESQKRPLPDPQKNTGSNSSSKTEPQNARRKMKPLLPRINSYLVPIQFPLSQPLVLQPSMKVPLSMAQGASLNSSETFRSSKRVRIAPKMSLSTEESSSLPMVAVKEESQCDEGLFSPTHSLKESSSQPGEESASFPETVGIKEEEGSQLDDWLSPFASTLTVKEEPGMFFPVSSTKEKKQFTLLKSPSKGASDTLVIKRRERREMGRSRRKQRLALPCSEEPVLVLPESNSFDPFRLGADAPFLQESQPLENISQLSCLQGEEGPFKTPVKETFSKLPVSSTPSKVSATTTPPLGGLDPWKSASLAKGSHELDFSPVRTLQENQDLLGFNSTPLKNALFESPRELLNTESSDMGHAPLTSSPAFIHESTKQSSVELPASGFTENRSLMEGLILDTMNDSLSKILLDISFPGLEDENLGTDISWSQLIPELK, encoded by the exons ATGAGGACCAGCCCTCGCAGGCCCTTAATTCTCAAAAGACGGAAGCTGACCCTCCCACAGAAGGATGCATCCAGTATTTCAGCAAGAGATGAAAACAGTGGTCAGGATGAAAAGACTCCTAAGCAGGAGCATAGCCTGGAGAACCAACACAACAGCCAACCCAAAGATAAAATTGACTGTGGCCTGCAGAACTTCCCAGCAGGAATAAAGATAATTGACCATCCTACCATGCCTAACACACAAGTGGTGGCCATCCCTACAAATGCTGATATCCAGAGCATCATAGAGGCActgacagcaaaaggaaaagaatgtgGCAACAATGGGCCCAACAAGTTCATTCTCATTAGCAGTGGGGGCACACGTTCAGCAGGTCCAACATCATCGCAGCATCTCCCATCAGAGAAGAAACCCAGTGTGGCAACCAAGGCTGCAGATGGTCAAGAAAGAGACAAGAATGTTACACAGACGCCTAGTCTTGCAGGAGGGAGAATGCCCTGGCACTCAGGAAGTGATTCTGTGGTGGGAGAGGAACAGGAGAACAACA GCAGTGGCGAGACAATGAGCTCTGTGTTGGACAATAGTCTCACTAACATCCAGTGGCTTGGAAAGATGAGATCTGATGGGCTAAGTCCCTGTTCTGTGAAGCAAGACACGGAGAAAGAGAACCAGATACCTCTGCGGGAAAGAATCAAG ACTGAAGAagattctgctgctgctgctattccggctgccaccaccaccacttcctcctcctcctcctggcaagATTCAGTATCAGAACGACCTCCTTACTCCTACATGGCCATGATCCAGTTTGCCATCAACAGCACTGAGAAGAAGCGTATGACTCTGAAGGACATCTATACCTGGATTGAGGATCATTTCCCATATTTCAAACACGTGGCTAAGCCAGGTTGGAAG AACTCCATCCGGCACAACCTATCCCTCCATGATATGTTTGTCCGTGAGACATCTGCTAATGGTAAAATCTCATTCTGGACTATTCACCCTGATGCAAACCGTTGCCTAACATTGGACCAGGTATTTAAG CCGCTGGACTTGGGGTCACCAACATCGCCTGAGCACTCTGAATCA caaaagcGACCTCTTCCTGATCCCCAGAAGAACACGggaagcaacagcagcagcaaaaccgAACCCCAGAATGCAC gCCGAAAGATGAAGCCTTTGCTTCCTCGCATCAACTCCTACCTGGTTCCGATCCAGTTTCCTTTGAGTCAGCCTCTTGTCTTGCAGCCTTCTATGAAGGTTCCTCTATCCATGGCACAGGGAGCATCCCTCAACAGCTCGGAGACTTTCCGGAGCAGTAAGCGTGTGCGCATTGCTCCAAAG ATGTCACTCTCTACAGAAGAGTCATCCTCATTACCCATGGTTGCTGTCAAGGAGGAGAGTCAATGTGATGAAGGCTTATTTTCCCCAACCCATTCCCTAAAGgagagcagctcccagcctggTGAGGAATCAGCTTCTTTCCCTGAGACCGTTGGTataaaggaggaagaagggtCTCAACTGGATGACTGGCTATCCCCATTTGCCTCAACCCTAACAGTAAAGGAAGAGCCAGGCATGTTCTTCCCAGTCTCATccacaaaggagaagaaacaattCACCCTACTGAAATCACCATCTAAGGGTGCTTCTGACACATTAGTTATAAAGAGACGGGAAAGGCGGGAAATGGGCAGATCCAGAAGGAAACAACGCCTAGCACTGCCTTGCTCAGAAGAGCCAGTCCTTGTTTTGCCAGAAAGCAATAGCTTTGACCCTTTCCGGTTAGGGGCAGACGCCCCATTCCTGCAGGAAAGCCAGCCTCTTGAGAACATATCACAGCTCAGCTGCTTGcagggggaagaggggcccTTTAAAACACCAGTCAAGGAGACGTTCAGCAAATTGCCAGTTTCTTCCACTCCCAGCAAAGTCTCAGCAACTACTACCCCCCCACTAGGGGGGCTTGACCCCTGGAAGTCTGCATCCCTAGCCAAGGGAAGTCACGAGCTGGACTTCAGTCCAGTAAGAACCCTCCAGGAGAACCAGGACTTGCTGGGTTTTAACAGCACACCCCTTAAAAATGCCCTCTTTGAGTCCCCTCGGGAACTGCTTAATACAGAATCCAGCGACATGGGGCATGCCCCCCTCACGAGTTCTCCAGCTTTTATTCATGAATCTACTAAGCAATCATCTGTTGAACTGCCAGCCTCTGGCTTTACTGAAAACCGGTCACTTATGGAGGGCCTGATCCTGGACACCATGAATGACAGTCTGAGCAAAATCCTTCTAGATATCAGCTTTCCTGGTCTTGAGGATGAAAACTTAGGAACAGACATTAGTTGGTCTCAGCTCATACCTGAACTGAAGTAA
- the FOXM1 gene encoding forkhead box protein M1 isoform X3, translated as MRTSPRRPLILKRRKLTLPQKDASSISARDENSGQDEKTPKQEHSLENQHNSQPKDKIDCGLQNFPAGIKIIDHPTMPNTQVVAIPTNADIQSIIEALTAKGKECGNNGPNKFILISSGGTRSAGPTSSQHLPSEKKPSVATKAADGQERDKNVTQTPSLAGGRMPWHSGSDSVVGEEQENNSSGETMSSVLDNSLTNIQWLGKMRSDGLSPCSVKQDTEKENQIPLRERIKTEEDSAAAAIPAATTTTSSSSSWQDSVSERPPYSYMAMIQFAINSTEKKRMTLKDIYTWIEDHFPYFKHVAKPGWKNSIRHNLSLHDMFVRETSANGKISFWTIHPDANRCLTLDQVFKPLDLGSPTSPEHSESQQKRPLPDPQKNTGSNSSSKTEPQNAPFYEGSSIHGTGSIPQQLGDFPEQ; from the exons ATGAGGACCAGCCCTCGCAGGCCCTTAATTCTCAAAAGACGGAAGCTGACCCTCCCACAGAAGGATGCATCCAGTATTTCAGCAAGAGATGAAAACAGTGGTCAGGATGAAAAGACTCCTAAGCAGGAGCATAGCCTGGAGAACCAACACAACAGCCAACCCAAAGATAAAATTGACTGTGGCCTGCAGAACTTCCCAGCAGGAATAAAGATAATTGACCATCCTACCATGCCTAACACACAAGTGGTGGCCATCCCTACAAATGCTGATATCCAGAGCATCATAGAGGCActgacagcaaaaggaaaagaatgtgGCAACAATGGGCCCAACAAGTTCATTCTCATTAGCAGTGGGGGCACACGTTCAGCAGGTCCAACATCATCGCAGCATCTCCCATCAGAGAAGAAACCCAGTGTGGCAACCAAGGCTGCAGATGGTCAAGAAAGAGACAAGAATGTTACACAGACGCCTAGTCTTGCAGGAGGGAGAATGCCCTGGCACTCAGGAAGTGATTCTGTGGTGGGAGAGGAACAGGAGAACAACA GCAGTGGCGAGACAATGAGCTCTGTGTTGGACAATAGTCTCACTAACATCCAGTGGCTTGGAAAGATGAGATCTGATGGGCTAAGTCCCTGTTCTGTGAAGCAAGACACGGAGAAAGAGAACCAGATACCTCTGCGGGAAAGAATCAAG ACTGAAGAagattctgctgctgctgctattccggctgccaccaccaccacttcctcctcctcctcctggcaagATTCAGTATCAGAACGACCTCCTTACTCCTACATGGCCATGATCCAGTTTGCCATCAACAGCACTGAGAAGAAGCGTATGACTCTGAAGGACATCTATACCTGGATTGAGGATCATTTCCCATATTTCAAACACGTGGCTAAGCCAGGTTGGAAG AACTCCATCCGGCACAACCTATCCCTCCATGATATGTTTGTCCGTGAGACATCTGCTAATGGTAAAATCTCATTCTGGACTATTCACCCTGATGCAAACCGTTGCCTAACATTGGACCAGGTATTTAAG CCGCTGGACTTGGGGTCACCAACATCGCCTGAGCACTCTGAATCA cagcaaaagcGACCTCTTCCTGATCCCCAGAAGAACACGggaagcaacagcagcagcaaaaccgAACCCCAGAATGCAC CCTTCTATGAAGGTTCCTCTATCCATGGCACAGGGAGCATCCCTCAACAGCTCGGAGACTTTCCGGAGCAGTAA
- the FOXM1 gene encoding forkhead box protein M1 isoform X4, whose translation MRTSPRRPLILKRRKLTLPQKDASSISARDENSGQDEKTPKQEHSLENQHNSQPKDKIDCGLQNFPAGIKIIDHPTMPNTQVVAIPTNADIQSIIEALTAKGKECGNNGPNKFILISSGGTRSAGPTSSQHLPSEKKPSVATKAADGQERDKNVTQTPSLAGGRMPWHSGSDSVVGEEQENNSSGETMSSVLDNSLTNIQWLGKMRSDGLSPCSVKQDTEKENQIPLRERIKTEEDSAAAAIPAATTTTSSSSSWQDSVSERPPYSYMAMIQFAINSTEKKRMTLKDIYTWIEDHFPYFKHVAKPGWKNSIRHNLSLHDMFVRETSANGKISFWTIHPDANRCLTLDQVFKPLDLGSPTSPEHSESQKRPLPDPQKNTGSNSSSKTEPQNAPFYEGSSIHGTGSIPQQLGDFPEQ comes from the exons ATGAGGACCAGCCCTCGCAGGCCCTTAATTCTCAAAAGACGGAAGCTGACCCTCCCACAGAAGGATGCATCCAGTATTTCAGCAAGAGATGAAAACAGTGGTCAGGATGAAAAGACTCCTAAGCAGGAGCATAGCCTGGAGAACCAACACAACAGCCAACCCAAAGATAAAATTGACTGTGGCCTGCAGAACTTCCCAGCAGGAATAAAGATAATTGACCATCCTACCATGCCTAACACACAAGTGGTGGCCATCCCTACAAATGCTGATATCCAGAGCATCATAGAGGCActgacagcaaaaggaaaagaatgtgGCAACAATGGGCCCAACAAGTTCATTCTCATTAGCAGTGGGGGCACACGTTCAGCAGGTCCAACATCATCGCAGCATCTCCCATCAGAGAAGAAACCCAGTGTGGCAACCAAGGCTGCAGATGGTCAAGAAAGAGACAAGAATGTTACACAGACGCCTAGTCTTGCAGGAGGGAGAATGCCCTGGCACTCAGGAAGTGATTCTGTGGTGGGAGAGGAACAGGAGAACAACA GCAGTGGCGAGACAATGAGCTCTGTGTTGGACAATAGTCTCACTAACATCCAGTGGCTTGGAAAGATGAGATCTGATGGGCTAAGTCCCTGTTCTGTGAAGCAAGACACGGAGAAAGAGAACCAGATACCTCTGCGGGAAAGAATCAAG ACTGAAGAagattctgctgctgctgctattccggctgccaccaccaccacttcctcctcctcctcctggcaagATTCAGTATCAGAACGACCTCCTTACTCCTACATGGCCATGATCCAGTTTGCCATCAACAGCACTGAGAAGAAGCGTATGACTCTGAAGGACATCTATACCTGGATTGAGGATCATTTCCCATATTTCAAACACGTGGCTAAGCCAGGTTGGAAG AACTCCATCCGGCACAACCTATCCCTCCATGATATGTTTGTCCGTGAGACATCTGCTAATGGTAAAATCTCATTCTGGACTATTCACCCTGATGCAAACCGTTGCCTAACATTGGACCAGGTATTTAAG CCGCTGGACTTGGGGTCACCAACATCGCCTGAGCACTCTGAATCA caaaagcGACCTCTTCCTGATCCCCAGAAGAACACGggaagcaacagcagcagcaaaaccgAACCCCAGAATGCAC CCTTCTATGAAGGTTCCTCTATCCATGGCACAGGGAGCATCCCTCAACAGCTCGGAGACTTTCCGGAGCAGTAA